One genomic region from Sparus aurata chromosome 15, fSpaAur1.1, whole genome shotgun sequence encodes:
- the ifngr1l gene encoding growth/differentiation factor 10b: MASFHPVFLLLLAWSQAVPAQVEPPTNVTLHCHNLLNVVKWSYGEFLPGLKFRVFVGSVSSPPREIWVDPPNLQADVSFSSDPTNDYFINVKAVIEQDESAGAPPGGIKFSYFKDSPADRKCFLDFPAVNVTAQEDHVMFSFTHPWLLYNYNITSGRVKRRDSKPIPEFQYKVAIDSQRDQKFFCEDSVCKDKFILMNQAQKKYCLEVSGEMGGMEVKAKQSYCAEPIDKPRNDKGFAFIFIGVALLALLLFGFIFFMVYKKKTKPSSSTPNSMTFYGRVRQLVLPVSEDQIIVPDVEPASPTPLLPTQKEEEEEEFTPTSTVPAEPEPQLRIGKNEGVSNTDEGVCEDIEVGNPEESLYMHGRNMEDDVTESSDAADHGYEKRPVVVDMGEGENAEGYRG, from the exons tGGAGCCGCCGACCAATGTGACCCTGCATTGCCACAACCTGCTTAACGTTGTGAAATGGAGCTATGGGGAATTCCTGCCAGGGCTCAAATTCAGAGTCTTTGTTGGCTCAGTCTCAAG TCCTCCTCGGGAGATTTGGGTGGACCCACCAAATCTCCAAGCTGATGTTTCATTCTCATCTGATCCAACAAATGACTACTTCATCAATGTAAAAGCTGTAATTGAACAGGACGAATCTGCGGGTGCTCCTCCTGGTGGAATCAAATTCAGCTATTTTAAGGACTCTCCAGCAGATCGGAAAT GCTTTCTGGACTTTCCAGCAGTGAATGTCACTGCACAGGAGGACCACGTCATGTTCAGCTTTACACATCCCTGGCTGTTGTACAACTATAACATTACCAGTGGTagagtgaagagaagagacagCAAACCAATACCTGAATTTCAGTACAAAGTTGCGATTGACAGCCAG CGGGATCAGAAGTTCTTCTGTGAGGACAGTGTGTGTAAGGACAAGTTCATCCTCATGAATCAAGCACAGAAGAAATACTGTCTGGAGGTCAGTGGCGAGATGGGCGGAATGGAAGTTAAAGCGAAACAGTCTTACTGCGCCGAGCCAATAGACAAACCACGAAACGATAAAG GTTTCGCCTTTATCTTCATCGGGGTCGCCCTCTTGGCCTTGCTCTTATTTGGCTTTATCTTCTTCATGGTGTACAAAAAGAAGACCAAACCGTCCAGTTCTACCCCAAACTCTATG ACATTCTACGGTCGAGTGAGGCAGTTGGTCTTGCCAGTCTCTGAAGACCAGATAATTGTGCCAGATGTGGAGCCTGCCTCACCCACACCTCTACTGCCAActcagaaagaggaagaagaggaagaattcACACCTACTTCTACTGTCCCTGCTGAGCCTGAACCCCAACTGCGGATCGGGAAGAACGAAGGGGTGTCAAACACAGATGAAGGCGTGTGTGAGGACATAGAGGTAGGGAATCCTGAAGAATCTTTGTACATGCACGGCAGAAACATGGAAGATGACGTGACAGAATCATCTGATGCAGCTGACCACGGTTACGAAAAACGTCCGGTGGTTGTGGACATGGGAGAAGGCGAAAACGCTGAAGGTTACCGTGGCTGA